In a genomic window of Brassica rapa cultivar Chiifu-401-42 chromosome A10, CAAS_Brap_v3.01, whole genome shotgun sequence:
- the LOC103846586 gene encoding coiled-coil domain-containing protein SCD2 isoform X2 — MERARTESPSYFRQWNGDSGTPNAAAVAPSSPARHHHARSSSVTGMSNVKRAQNVAAKAAAQRLAKVMASQTTDDDEDDDDVGGDDLDFRYGAPPLSFTRNNASTKPRPPAAAAAAAAVLPPPKIGRSSSPAFSRNSPVVSVRASQQPPVPPSKLSQRNQATVPLPVVTPKNQQTEKRALPDIGQLSAKDSKDQHEASALQDELDMLQEENESILEKLRLEDEKCKEAEARVRELEKQVTSLGEGVSLEAKLLSRKEAALRQREAALKDARQNREGANKETTALRAQVENAKQEAAGVVAQLQVAESEVNALRTMTHRMILTPKEMEEVVLKRCWLARYWGLAARYGICSDIATSKYEYWSSLAPLPFEIVLSAGQKAKEESWEKDSEENEKRSQLVQDINDLTGEGNIESMLSVEMGLKELASLKVEVTITMTLAQLRLANTFRLSDPELSPEESEDVLFKEAWLTYFWRRALSLGIDVDIARERLQFWISRSAHSPSSHDAMEVEQGLTELRKRRIERRLWEASRSNQ, encoded by the exons ATGGAACGGGCACGCACCGAAAGCCCCAGCTACTTCCGCCAATGGAACGGCGACTCCGGCACCCCCAATGCCGCCGCCGTCGCTCCTTCTTCCCCGGCGCGTCATCACCACGCTCGATCGTCTTCCGTCACGGGAATGTCGAACGTCAAGCGAGCTCAGAACGTCGCCGCCAAAGCCGCGGCTCAGAGGCTCGCGAAGGTCATGGCTTCGCAGACCACCGACGACGACGAAGACGACGACGATGTCGGTGGCGATGACCTAGATTTTCGCTACGGCGCTCCTCCTCTCTCCTTCACGAGAAACAATGCTTCTACTAAACCTAGACctcctgctgctgctgctgctgctgctgctgttcTTCCTCCTCCCAAGATCGGTAGATCTTCCTCCCCTGCG TTTTCTCGGAACTCTCCGGTCGTGTCTGTTCGAGCATCACAACAACCACCTGTTCCGCCTAGCAAACTCTCTCAAAGGAACCAAGCTACCGTTCCATTACCAGTTGTAACTCCTAAGAATCAACAGACTGAAAAGCG GGCTTTACCTGATATTGGGCAACTTAGTGCAAAAGATTCGAAGGATCAGCATGAAGCATCCGCACTTCAAGATGAA CTCGATATGCTGCAAGAGGAGAATGAGAGTATTCTTGAAAAG ctTAGGCTTGAGGATGAGAAATGCAAGGAAGCAGAGGCCAGGGTGAGAGAGCTTGAGAAACAG GTGACTTCATTGGGAGAAGGCGTATCTTTGGAAGCTAAACTTCTGAGCCG AAAAGAAGCTGCTTTGCGTCAAAGAGAG GCTGCCCTTAAAGATGCTAGGCAGAATAGAGAAGGTGCCAATAAGGAGACTACTGCTCTTCGGGCTCAAGTAGAG AATGCAAAACAAGAGGCTGCTGGTGTAGTAGCACAACTTCAAGTAGCGGAGTCTGAAGTCAACGCTCTACGAACAATGACACATAGAATGATATTGACCCCAAAAGAGATG GAGGAAGTTGTTCTTAAGCGGTGCTGGCTAGCTCGGTACTGGGGCTTAGCTGCCAGATATG GCATATGTTCGGACATCGCTACATCTAAGTACGAATACTGGTCATCTCTGGCACCTCTTCCTTTTGAAATTGTCCTATCAGCTGGGCAGAAGGCTAAGGAAGAAAGTTGGGAAAAAG ATTCTGAGGAGAACGAGAAGAGGAGCCAGCTCGTTCAAGATATAAATGATCTAACAGGAGAGGGAAATATTGAAAGTATGCTCTCTGTGGAAATGGGTCTGAAGGAGCTAGCTTCTTTAAAG GTTGAAGTTACCATAACTATGACATTAGCCCAGCTAAGGTTGGCCAATACTTTTCGACTATCTGATCCCG AACTGAGTCCAGAAGAGTCTGAAGATGTTCTCTTCAAGGAG GCTTGGCTCACATACTTTTGGAGAAGAGCCCTGTCCCTTGGCATAGATGTGGACATTGCAAGAGAACGTCTTCAATTCTGGATCAGCAGGAGTGCACACTCTCCATCTTCACATGACGCCATGGAAG TTGAGCAAGGGCTAACAGAGCTAAGAAAGCGCCGGATAGAACGCAGATTGTGGGAAGCCTCCAGGTCCAACCAGTAA
- the LOC103846589 gene encoding tyrosine-protein phosphatase 3 isoform X1 yields MVVDAESSSSTRLLHSCGVSNSFAFMRLLQKAHHFSSFSEDNNNNNSKKDIRLGSDHYQVCRKDCSFMADQEEPRSTTSRLSSKDDHDNNNNNNNNDNNTKNEAEDHEMRQEGWLRLSTGHEDDVKPDLDNKHQTNQTAGRDSFLELNLYSGGSNREERVDVPLMSSIFHHQHEPGGMMINPLMFPTRPDQETIGSWAAAAFRTPFVPQNLVQPSSSSTSLMMPFIGPYFGRSNFQHQLIGNNNNNNPDVVAGPSSSFRVIDPPRRSYSGIWFLLQASQNQTREPFLPQIPKSYLRIKDGKMTVRVLMKYLVSKLRLEHESQQVEIRCRGQELEPVLTLQHVRDTIWRGSRDNSSVSQNLITLLPNSSTSDHLMVLHYGRTLS; encoded by the exons ATGGTTGTTGATGCTGAATCCTCCTCCTCAACAAGGCTTCTTCATTCATGTGGGGTTTCCAATAGTTTTGCTTTTATGAGGTTATTACAAAAAGCTCATcacttctcttctttctccgaggacaacaacaacaacaacagcaagaaAGACATTCGCTTAGGATCTGATCATTACCAAGTTTGTAGGAAAGATTGTAGTTTCATGGCCGATCAAGAAGAACCGAGAAGTACTACTTCTAGGTTAAGTTCCAAGGATGACcacgacaacaacaacaataacaataataatgataataatacCAAGAATGAAGCCGAAGATCATGAGATGAGACAAGAAGGATGGCTCCGGTTAAGCACAGGCCACGAGGATGATGTTAAACCGGATCTTGACAATAAACATCAAACCAATCAAACGGCTGGGAGAGACTCTTTTCTAGAGCTTAACCTTTACTCTGGCGGTTCAAATAGAGAAGAAAGAGTTGATGTTCCATTAATGTCATCTATCTTTCATCATCAGCATGAACCAGGAGGGATGATGATTAATCCATTAATGTTCCCTACCAGGCCTGATCAGGAGACGATTGGTTCTTGGGCGGCTGCTGCGTTTAGAACGCCTTTTGTCCCACAAAACCTAGTGCAACCATCATCGTCATCTACCTCTTTGATGATGCCATTCATAGGACCTTACTTTGGTCGCTCCAATTTTCAGCACCAGTTAATAGggaacaataataataataatccggATGTGGTGGCTGGTCCAAGCTCGAGTTTTCGAGTCATCGATCCTCCCAGGCGATCCTATTCGGGCATTTGGTTCCTCCTTCAAGCTTCTCAAAACCA GACAAGAGAACCATTCTTGCCTCAGATACCCAAGAGCTACTTGAGAATCAA GGACGGGAAGATGACTGTTCGAGTATTGATGAAATATTTGGTGAGCAAGTTGAGATTGGAGCACGAATCCCAG CAGGTAGAGATAAGATGCAGAGGGCAAGAACTGGAGCCAGTGTTGACACTACAACACGTGAGAGATACAATCTGGAGAGGAAGCAGAGACAATTCTTCTGTTTCACAAAACCTTATTACTTTGCTTCCAAACTCATCTACCTCTGATCATCTCATGGTCCTTCATTATGGTAGGACTCTTtcttaa
- the LOC103846584 gene encoding aspartokinase 1, chloroplastic — MAAAARVRCHCNALFTSHRNSSTLPISPSRVGFTALKCPRKFLLSIGDGSSSCTRNVSGSCLKGTVRAVMEEEKTDVIKEREGDEKRFTCVMKFGGSSVATAERMREVADLILAFPEESPVIVLSAMGKTTNNLLLAGEKAVSCGVSNASEIEELSVIKELHLRTVKELKIDPSVVTSFLEELEQLLKGIAMMKELTLRTRDYLVSFGECLSTRIFAAYLNKIGVNARQYDAFEIGFITTDDFTNGDILEATYPAVAKRLYDDWMHDPAIPIVTGFLGKGWKTGAITTLGRGGSDLTATTIGKALGLQEIQVWKDVDGVLTCDPTIYKRATPVPFLTFDEAAELAYFGAQVLHPQSMRPAREGEIPVRVKNSYNPKAPGTIITKTRDMTKTVLTSIVLKRNVTMLDIASTRMLGQVGFLAKVFSIFEDLEISVDVVATSEVSLSLTLDPSKLWSRELIQQELDHVVEELEKIAVVNLSKGRAIISLIGNVQHSSLILERAFHVLWTKGINVQMISQGASKVNISLIVNDDEAEGCVEALHKSFFESGDLSELLIQPRLGNGSPLRTMQVEN; from the exons ATGGCGGCGGCTGCTAGGGTTCGGTGTCATTGCAATGCTCTTTTCACCAGCCACCGGAACTCGTCGACGCTACCGATCTCTCCGAGTCGCGTCGGTTTCACAGCTTTGAAATGCCCGAGGAAGTTCTTGTTGTCCATTGGAGATGGCTCATCCTCCTGCACACGGAATGTCTCGGGTTCATGTCTCAAAGGCACTGTGCGAGCTGTTATGGAAGAGGAGAAGACAGACGTTATAAAGGAGAGGGAGGGGGACGAGAAGAGATTCACGTGCGTAATGAAGTTCGGTGGATCCTCGGTGGCGACGGCGGAGAGGATGAGGGAAGTGGCGGATCTGATTTTGGCGTTTCCGGAAGAGAGTCCGGTCATTGTTCTTTCCGCTATGGGGAAGACAACAAACAATCTCTTGCTT GCGGGAGAGAAGGCTGTGAGCTGTGGTGTCTCTAATGCATCTGAGATTGAGGAATTGAGCGTTATAAAGGAATTGCATCTCAG GACAGTGAAAGAGCTCAAGATCGATCCCTCTGTTGTTACAT CGTTTTTGGAAGAACTGGAGCAACTCCTGAAAGGCATAGCCATGATGAAGGAGCTGACACTTCGAACCAGAGACTACTTAGTCTCTTTTGGAGAGTGTTTGTCTACAAGGATTTTCGCAGCTTATCTTAATAAAATCGGTGTCAACGCACGCCAG TATGATGCATTTGAAATTGGTTTCATTACAACGGATGATTTCACAAATGGGGATATCTTGGAAGCAACGTATCCAGCTGTTGCCAAGAGATTATATGATGATTGGATGCATGATCCTGCTATTCCTATTGTAACGGGTTTCCTTGGGAAG GGTTGGAAAACTGGTGCGATTACTACCTTGGGTAGAGGTGGCAGTGATTTGACGGCAACCACAATTGGTAAAGCGTTGGGTTTGCAAGAGATTCAG GTGTGGAAAGATGTTGATGGTGTTCTAACTTGTGACCCTACAATTTATAAAAGAGCTACACCAGTACCCTTTCTAACATTCGATGAAGCAGCCGAGCTAGCTTATTTTGGTGCACAG GTTTTGCACCCACAATCAATGAGGCCAGCAAGAGAGGGTGAGATTCCTGTTAGGGTTAAAAACTCTTATAACCCTAAAGCTCCTGGAACTATCATCACTAAAACAAGAGACATGACCAAG ACAGTTTTAACGAGCATTGTTCTGAAACGCAATGTGACCATGCTGGACATAGCAAGCACCCGAATGCTTGGTCAAGTTGGCTTTCTTGCAAAG GTGTTTTCGATATTTGAGGACCTTGAAATATCCGTTGATGTTGTTGCCACTAGTGAAGTCAGCTTATCTCTGACATTGGATCCGTCAAAACTTTGGAGCAGGGAACTGATTCAACAG GAGCTTGATCATGTAGTAGAGGAACTTGAGAAAATTGCAGTTGTGAATCTCTCAAAAGGAAGAGCTATAATCTCTTTGATTGGGAATGTTCAACATTCCTCCCTGATTTTAGAGAGG GCGTTTCATGTTCTTTGGACAAAAGGTATCAATGTCCAGATGATATCACAAGGAGCATCCAAG GTAAACATTTCGCTTATAGTAAATGATGATGAAGCTGAAGGATGCGTTGAGGCCCTTCACAAATCCTTCTTTGAGAGCGGTGACCTCTCAGAGTTATTGATACAACCAAGACTGGGCAACGGGTCACCTCTTAGGACAATGCAAGTAGAAAATTGA
- the LOC103846587 gene encoding pentatricopeptide repeat-containing protein At5g13270, chloroplastic: protein MTTIITLQSSLTPSRAPVTKHANFNQIPSWVSLKSSTSSVKLEHKQGQVENLHLVSLSKHGKLNEAFEFFQEMDKAGVSVSPYSYQCLFEACRELRSLSHGRVLHDRMRKDCESPSVTLQNCVLQMYCECGSLEDADKVFDEMPELNAVSRVTMMSAYAGRGLLGKAVGLFSGMLESGEKPTSSVYTTLLKSLVNPRDLDVGRQVHSHVIRGGLWGNASIEAGILNMYVKCGWLVGAKLVFDQMVVKKPVAWTGLMIGYTKAGRARDALKLFVDLVTEGVEWDSFVFSVVLKACASLEEVNLGKQIHACVAKLGLESDVSVGTPLVDCYIKCSSFESALLAFEKISEPNDVSWSAIISGYCQMSQFEEAIKTFKSLRTKSASVLNSFTYTSVFQACSVLADCNIGGQVHGDAIKRSLVGSQYGESALITMYSKCGCLDNARAVFESMDNPDVVAWTAFISGHAYYGNASEALRSFEEMVSCGMKPNSVTFIAVLTACSHAGLIEQGKHYLDTMLPKYNVAPTIDHYDCMIDIYSRAGLLEEALKFMKDMPFEPDAMSWKCFLSGCWTHKNLELGEIAGEELRQLDPEDTAGYVLPFNLYTQAGKWEEAAEMMKLMNDKMLKKELSCSWIREKGKIHRFIVGDKHHPQTQEIYEKLKEFDDFMEGDVFQCSMTERREQLLDHSERLAIAYGLISVNGNARGPIKVFKNLRACPDCHEFAKHVSLVTGHEIVIRDSRRFHHFKEGKCSCNDYW from the coding sequence ATGACTACGATCATCACTTTACAATCCTCGTTAACCCCTTCACGAGCTCCGGTTACAAAGCACGCGAATTTCAATCAGATTCCTTCATGGGTCTCTTTGAAATCGAGCACTTCATCTGTAAAACTCGAGCACAAGCAAGGGCAAGTCGAGAATCTTCATTTGGTCTCGTTGTCTAAACACGGGAAGCTCAACGAAGCGTTTGAGTTTTTCCAAGAAATGGATAAGGCTGGCGTCTCCGTCTCTCCGTACTCTTACCAGTGTCTCTTCGAAGCTTGCAGAGAACTAAGGTCTTTATCTCACGGGAGAGTCCTTCACGATCGCATGCGAAAGGACTGTGAGAGTCCTTCCGTGACGCTTCAGAACTGTGTGTTGCAAATGTACTGTGAGTGCGGGAGTTTGGAGGATGCGGATAaagtgttcgacgaaatgcctgAGTTAAACGCAGTTTCTAGAGTTACGATGATGTCTGCTTACGCAGGACGAGGTCTTTTGGGTAAAGCTGTTGGTTTGTTCTCGGGGATGTTAGAGTCAGGAGAGAAGCCTACTTCTTCTGTTTATACTACACTCTTGAAGTCTTTGGTGAATCCTAGGGATTTAGATGTTGGTAGACAGGTTCATAGTCATGTTATACGTGGTGGATTATGGGGGAATGCGTCTATAGAGGCTGGGATCTTGAACATGTACGTGAAATGTGGTTGGTTAGTGGGTGCTAAGCTAGTGTTTGATCAGATGGTAGTGAAGAAACCGGTGGCTTGGACGGGGTTGATGATAGGTTATACAAAAGCTGGAAGAGCAAGAGATGCTTTGAAACTGTTTGTGGATTTGGTAACGGAAGGTGTTGAATGGGACAGTTTTGTGTTTTCAGTTGTTCTTAAAGCATGTGCTTCTCTTGAAGAGGTTAATCTCGGCAAGCAGATTCATGCATGTGTCGCTAAGCTTGGACTGGAGTCTGATGTCTCTGTTGGAACTCCTCTCGTTGATTGTTACATCAAATGTTCCAGCTTCGAATCTGCTCTTCTTGCATTCGAAAAAATCAGTGAACCGAACGATGTGTCCTGGAGCGCAATCATCTCTGGATACTGTCAGATGAGTCAGTTTGAAGAGGCTATTAAAACTTTCAAGTCTTTGAGAACCAAAAGTGCATCGGTTCTAAATTCGTTCACTTATACTAGCGTATTCCAAGCATGTTCTGTACTTGCAGATTGCAACATTGGTGgccaagtccatggagacgctATAAAAAGAAGTCTGGTTGGTTCTCAGTATGGAGAAAGCGCTCTCATCACGATGTATTCTAAATGCGGATGCTTAGATAACGCACGTGCAGTCTTCGAGTCAATGGACAACCCCGACGTTGTTGCTTGGACGGCTTTTATATCAGGTCACGCCTACTATGGAAACGCCTCCGAAGCTCTGAGATCGTTTGAGGAAATGGTGAGTTGTGGCATGAAGCCGAACTCAGTGACTTTTATTGCCGTTTTAACCGCATGCAGCCACGCTGGTCTGATTGAACAGGGCAAGCATTACTTGGACACGATGCTTCCAAAGTACAACGTGGCTCCAACTATTGACCATTATGATTGTATGATAGACATTTATTCCCGTGCGGGACTATTAGAGGAAGCTCTCAAGTTTATGAAGGATATGCCTTTTGAGCCTGATGCAATGAGTTGGAAATGCTTTCTAAGTGGGTGTTGGACGCACAAGAATCTCGAACTGGGGGAGATTGCTGGTGAGGAGCTTCGCCAACTCGATCCAGAAGATACAGCTGGGTACGTTCTACCGTTTAATCTGTATACGCAGGCTGGAAAGTGGGAAGAAGCTGCTGAAATGATGAAGCTAATGAATGACAAGATGTTAAAGAAGGAACTGAGCTGCAGCTGGATAAGAGAGAAGGGCAAGATTCATCGGTTTATAGTGGGTGATAAACACCATCCACAAACTCAGGAGATCTATGAGAAGCTCAAGGAGTTTGATGATTTTATGGAAGGTGATGTGTTTCAGTGTAGTATGACAGAGAGAAGAGAACAGCTTCTTGATCACAGCGAGAGACTTGCCATTGCATATGGGTTGATATCGGTGAATGGCAATGCCCGTGGACCTATCAAGGTATTCAAGAATCTCCGGGCGTGTCCAGATTGCCATGAGTTTGCAAAGCATGTCTCTTTGGTTACAGGACATGAAATCGTCATCCGAGATTCTAGAAGATTTCACCATTTCAAAGAGGGGAAGTGCTCTTGCAACGATTACTGGTGA
- the LOC103846585 gene encoding inactive leucine-rich repeat receptor-like protein kinase CORYNE, translating to MLFSFSSMEQRRRKRYCNTVHLLLFIFLVFSSRTSASCRRRAVKHLSTAPPSSTPLESKITSKVIVVSIVSGVLTGLVSALALAFLVRSTVKYLKQTPILKGPVVFSPKITPKSLHAALANGIQLLGSDPNGKYYKMVLDNGLVVAVKRLGSLEGNGGSPEATKSVKRRLQKELELLAGLRDRNLMSLRAYVRESDEFSLVYDYTPNGSLEDVMTKVRAQELELGWEIRLRVAVGIVKGLQYLHFSCEQQILHYNLKPTNVMLDSEFEPRLADCGLAKIIPASHTSVSCYSAPESSQTNRYTDKSDVFSFGMILGVLLTGRDPTLPFSIEGASGGSLGQWLKHLQQTGEVREALDKSILGEEVEEDEMLMALRITIICLSDFPADRPSSDELVHMLTQLHSF from the exons AtgcttttttctttctcttcaatggagcaaagaagaagaaagagatattGCAACACTGTCCATCTCCTCTTGTTCATCTTCTTAGTCTTCTCTTCAAGAACAAGCGCAAGTTGTCGGCGAAGAGCTGTGAAACACTTATCCACAGCTCCACCTTCATCTACACCACTGGAGTCCAAAATCACTTCAAAGGTTATCGTTGTTAGCATCGTCTCAGGGGTTTTAACAGGATTGGTCTCGGCCTTAGCGTTAGCTTTCTTGGTCCGTAGCACTGTCAAGTACCTGAAACAGACGCCAATTCTCAAAGGCCCTGTGGTGTTTTCCCCTAAGATCACACCCAAGTCTCTTCACGCAGCTCTTGCTAATGGCATCCAGTTGCTCGGCTCAGACCCTAACGGTAAATACTACAAGATGGTGCTTGATAATGGTCTAGTGGTTGCAGTCAAGAGACTAGGCTCGCTTGAAGGAAACGGCGGCTCACCAGAAGCAACTAAGTCGGTTAAGAGAAGGCTGCAGAAGGAGCTTGAGCTTCTTGCTGGGTTAAGAGATAGGAACCTGATGAGTTTAAGAGCTTATGTCCGTGAATCAGATGAGTTCTCTCTGGTGTATGATTACACGCCCAACGGTAGTCTTGAGGATGTGATGACTAAGGTTAGAGCTCAAGAACTAGAGCTAGGATGGGAGATTAGGCTGAGAGTTGCCGTTGGAATTGTCAAAGGGCTTCAGTATCTCCATTTCAGCTGTGAGCAACAGATTCTTCATTACAACTTGAAACCTACGAATGTGATGCTTGATTCTGAGTTTGAGCCTCGGCTTGCTGATTGCGGATTGGCCAAGATCATTCCTGCTTCACATACATCAGTGTCTTGCTACTCAGCTCCTGAGTCTTCTCAGACTAACAG ATATACAGACAAAAGCGACGTCTTCAGCTTTGGGATGATATTAGGTGTTCTTTTAACCGGGAGAGACCCTACCCTTCCTTTCTCAATAGAAGGTGCAAGCGGAGGGAGCTTAGGACAGTGGCTGAAGCATTTGCAGCAAACGGGAGAAGTGAGGGAAGCATTAGATAAGAGTATTCTTGGAGAGGAAGTGGAGGAAGACGAGATGTTAATGGCTTTAAGAATCACCATTATCTGCCTTTCTGACTTTCCAGCAGATCGGCCTTCAAGTGATGAGCTTGTCCACATGCTTACACAACTGCACAGCTTTTAG
- the LOC103846589 gene encoding tyrosine-protein phosphatase 3 isoform X2, translating into MVVDAESSSSTRLLHSCGVSNSFAFMRLLQKAHHFSSFSEDNNNNNSKKDIRLGSDHYQVCRKDCSFMADQEEPRSTTSRLSSKDDHDNNNNNNNNDNNTKNEAEDHEMRQEGWLRLSTGHEDDVKPDLDNKHQTNQTAGRDSFLELNLYSGGSNREERVDVPLMSSIFHHQHEPGGMMINPLMFPTRPDQETIGSWAAAAFRTPFVPQNLVQPSSSSTSLMMPFIGPYFGRSNFQHQLIGNNNNNNPDVVAGPSSSFRVIDPPRRSYSGIWFLLQASQNQTREPFLPQIPKSYLRIKDGKMTVRVLMKYLVSKLRLEHESQVEIRCRGQELEPVLTLQHVRDTIWRGSRDNSSVSQNLITLLPNSSTSDHLMVLHYGRTLS; encoded by the exons ATGGTTGTTGATGCTGAATCCTCCTCCTCAACAAGGCTTCTTCATTCATGTGGGGTTTCCAATAGTTTTGCTTTTATGAGGTTATTACAAAAAGCTCATcacttctcttctttctccgaggacaacaacaacaacaacagcaagaaAGACATTCGCTTAGGATCTGATCATTACCAAGTTTGTAGGAAAGATTGTAGTTTCATGGCCGATCAAGAAGAACCGAGAAGTACTACTTCTAGGTTAAGTTCCAAGGATGACcacgacaacaacaacaataacaataataatgataataatacCAAGAATGAAGCCGAAGATCATGAGATGAGACAAGAAGGATGGCTCCGGTTAAGCACAGGCCACGAGGATGATGTTAAACCGGATCTTGACAATAAACATCAAACCAATCAAACGGCTGGGAGAGACTCTTTTCTAGAGCTTAACCTTTACTCTGGCGGTTCAAATAGAGAAGAAAGAGTTGATGTTCCATTAATGTCATCTATCTTTCATCATCAGCATGAACCAGGAGGGATGATGATTAATCCATTAATGTTCCCTACCAGGCCTGATCAGGAGACGATTGGTTCTTGGGCGGCTGCTGCGTTTAGAACGCCTTTTGTCCCACAAAACCTAGTGCAACCATCATCGTCATCTACCTCTTTGATGATGCCATTCATAGGACCTTACTTTGGTCGCTCCAATTTTCAGCACCAGTTAATAGggaacaataataataataatccggATGTGGTGGCTGGTCCAAGCTCGAGTTTTCGAGTCATCGATCCTCCCAGGCGATCCTATTCGGGCATTTGGTTCCTCCTTCAAGCTTCTCAAAACCA GACAAGAGAACCATTCTTGCCTCAGATACCCAAGAGCTACTTGAGAATCAA GGACGGGAAGATGACTGTTCGAGTATTGATGAAATATTTGGTGAGCAAGTTGAGATTGGAGCACGAATCCCAG GTAGAGATAAGATGCAGAGGGCAAGAACTGGAGCCAGTGTTGACACTACAACACGTGAGAGATACAATCTGGAGAGGAAGCAGAGACAATTCTTCTGTTTCACAAAACCTTATTACTTTGCTTCCAAACTCATCTACCTCTGATCATCTCATGGTCCTTCATTATGGTAGGACTCTTtcttaa
- the LOC103846586 gene encoding coiled-coil domain-containing protein SCD2 isoform X1: MERARTESPSYFRQWNGDSGTPNAAAVAPSSPARHHHARSSSVTGMSNVKRAQNVAAKAAAQRLAKVMASQTTDDDEDDDDVGGDDLDFRYGAPPLSFTRNNASTKPRPPAAAAAAAAVLPPPKIGRSSSPAFSRNSPVVSVRASQQPPVPPSKLSQRNQATVPLPVVTPKNQQTEKRALPDIGQLSAKDSKDQHEASALQDELDMLQEENESILEKLRLEDEKCKEAEARVRELEKQVTSLGEGVSLEAKLLSRKEAALRQREAALKDARQNREGANKETTALRAQVENAKQEAAGVVAQLQVAESEVNALRTMTHRMILTPKEMEEVVLKRCWLARYWGLAARYGICSDIATSKYEYWSSLAPLPFEIVLSAGQKAKEESWEKDSEENEKRSQLVQDINDLTGEGNIESMLSVEMGLKELASLKVEVTITMTLAQLRLANTFRLSDPELKSPGGPKLLEALELSPEESEDVLFKEAWLTYFWRRALSLGIDVDIARERLQFWISRSAHSPSSHDAMEVEQGLTELRKRRIERRLWEASRSNQ; this comes from the exons ATGGAACGGGCACGCACCGAAAGCCCCAGCTACTTCCGCCAATGGAACGGCGACTCCGGCACCCCCAATGCCGCCGCCGTCGCTCCTTCTTCCCCGGCGCGTCATCACCACGCTCGATCGTCTTCCGTCACGGGAATGTCGAACGTCAAGCGAGCTCAGAACGTCGCCGCCAAAGCCGCGGCTCAGAGGCTCGCGAAGGTCATGGCTTCGCAGACCACCGACGACGACGAAGACGACGACGATGTCGGTGGCGATGACCTAGATTTTCGCTACGGCGCTCCTCCTCTCTCCTTCACGAGAAACAATGCTTCTACTAAACCTAGACctcctgctgctgctgctgctgctgctgctgttcTTCCTCCTCCCAAGATCGGTAGATCTTCCTCCCCTGCG TTTTCTCGGAACTCTCCGGTCGTGTCTGTTCGAGCATCACAACAACCACCTGTTCCGCCTAGCAAACTCTCTCAAAGGAACCAAGCTACCGTTCCATTACCAGTTGTAACTCCTAAGAATCAACAGACTGAAAAGCG GGCTTTACCTGATATTGGGCAACTTAGTGCAAAAGATTCGAAGGATCAGCATGAAGCATCCGCACTTCAAGATGAA CTCGATATGCTGCAAGAGGAGAATGAGAGTATTCTTGAAAAG ctTAGGCTTGAGGATGAGAAATGCAAGGAAGCAGAGGCCAGGGTGAGAGAGCTTGAGAAACAG GTGACTTCATTGGGAGAAGGCGTATCTTTGGAAGCTAAACTTCTGAGCCG AAAAGAAGCTGCTTTGCGTCAAAGAGAG GCTGCCCTTAAAGATGCTAGGCAGAATAGAGAAGGTGCCAATAAGGAGACTACTGCTCTTCGGGCTCAAGTAGAG AATGCAAAACAAGAGGCTGCTGGTGTAGTAGCACAACTTCAAGTAGCGGAGTCTGAAGTCAACGCTCTACGAACAATGACACATAGAATGATATTGACCCCAAAAGAGATG GAGGAAGTTGTTCTTAAGCGGTGCTGGCTAGCTCGGTACTGGGGCTTAGCTGCCAGATATG GCATATGTTCGGACATCGCTACATCTAAGTACGAATACTGGTCATCTCTGGCACCTCTTCCTTTTGAAATTGTCCTATCAGCTGGGCAGAAGGCTAAGGAAGAAAGTTGGGAAAAAG ATTCTGAGGAGAACGAGAAGAGGAGCCAGCTCGTTCAAGATATAAATGATCTAACAGGAGAGGGAAATATTGAAAGTATGCTCTCTGTGGAAATGGGTCTGAAGGAGCTAGCTTCTTTAAAG GTTGAAGTTACCATAACTATGACATTAGCCCAGCTAAGGTTGGCCAATACTTTTCGACTATCTGATCCCG AGTTAAAATCGCCAGGTGGTCCTAAGTTACTGGAGGCACTTG AACTGAGTCCAGAAGAGTCTGAAGATGTTCTCTTCAAGGAG GCTTGGCTCACATACTTTTGGAGAAGAGCCCTGTCCCTTGGCATAGATGTGGACATTGCAAGAGAACGTCTTCAATTCTGGATCAGCAGGAGTGCACACTCTCCATCTTCACATGACGCCATGGAAG TTGAGCAAGGGCTAACAGAGCTAAGAAAGCGCCGGATAGAACGCAGATTGTGGGAAGCCTCCAGGTCCAACCAGTAA